Within the Vagococcus carniphilus genome, the region AGATGAAAAATGTCGTATTTGGAATGTTAATCCAAGTCATCCGATTGTCGAAGGTATTGGCGAATATATTGAATTAGAAAAAGAAGAGATGTATGGTGAGCATTTTGATATACCAGCACCAGATGAATTGATTTTTATTAACTGGTATCAAGGTGGAGAAGTTTTTCGCGGAGGATGTACTTATAGGAGAGGTAACGGGAAGATTTTCTATTTCCAACCAGGACATGAGACTTATCCTTCTTACTATCATCCAAAGGTACAAAAAGTTATCAAGAATGCTGTGAAGTGGGCAGCACTTAAAGACCATAATTATCCAACTTATGGGAATCATAAACCACTTGAAACATTATAATTGAAAGGATTGATATCTAATGAAATTAGGCGTATTTACTCCACTTTTTAATAACTTAAATTTTGATCAAATGATAGAAGAAGTCGCAAAAAGAGGACTTCAAACAGTAGAAATCGGAACAGGAGGATCTCCTGGTTCTTCCCATTGTGATGTAGATAAATTATTAGCAAGTAGTGACGAGAGAAAAGAATATTTATCCAAACTACAAGATAAAGGGTTAGAAATTAGTGCTTTTAGCGCCCATCATAATCCGATTTCTCCCAATCCAAAAGAAGCTAAAGAAGCGGACGAATTATTACGTAAGACAATCCAGTTAGCTTCATTGATGAATGTGCCAGTTGTTAATGGTTTTTCTGGTGTTGCAGGAGGAAACGAAACAGATACGAGTGTGAACTGGCCTGTATTACCATGGCCAACGGATTATACGGATATTTATCACTACCAATGGGAGAAAAAATTGATTCCTTATTGGAAAGATATTAATCAAGTGTGTGAAACTGCAGGAGTGAAAATTGGTATCGAACTTCATGGTGGTTTTCTTGCTCATACACCTTATACTATGCTGAAATTAAGAGATGCTGCAGGTGAAGCAATAGGTTGTAATTTGGATCCATCTCATTTATGGTGGCAAGGAATTGATCCTGTGGGAGCTATTAAGATATTAGGTAAAGAAAATGTGATTCATCATTTTCATGCAAAAGACACTTATTTAGATCAAGATAATATTAATATGTACGGTTTAACTGATATGCAACCTTATAGTGATGTTCAAACACGTGCTTGGACGTTTAGATCAGTTGGATGTGGTCATAGTATTCAGGAATGGTCTGACATCATTAGTGCCTTAAGATTGTATGGTTATGATTATGTTTTAAGCATTGAGCATGAGGATCCTTTGATGTCAATTGACGAAGGGTTTGACCGTGCAGTCACAAATTTAAAATCAATCATGATTAACGATCAACCAACAGATATGTGGTGGGCTTAGTCAGTAAGGGGGAAGACAAGTGAACTTAATCAATTTAGTTGTTATTGGCTATGGTGGCATGGGAAGCTATCACGCTAGAGAATTAATAAAAGAAACAGATGGTGTTAAAGTTGTAGGTATCCATGACATCGATCCTGAACGGTTAGAATTAGCTAAAGAGAATCATTTTGAAGTTTATGAAACCTTAGAGAGTGTTTTGACAGACCAATCAGTTGAAGCTGTTTTAATAGCGACACCAAATGATTCTCACAAAGAATTGGCTATTGCTGCGATGAAGGCAGGAAAACATGTTGTCTGCGAAAAACCAGTTATGATGAACACAAAAGAATTAGAGGAAGTTATGACTATCTCTAAGCAAGAAGAAAAAATATTTATGGTTCATCAAAATAGGCGTTGGGACAATGACTTTTTAATTATTCGTGATTTATATCAACAACCAAAAATAGGAGAATTATTCCAAATTGAATCAAGAGTACAAGGAGCTAACGGTATTCCTGGTGACTGGCGCCATCTAAAACAACACGGTGGTGGAATGGTTCTTGATTGGGGAGTTCATTTATTAGACCAACTATTATTCATGGTTGATAGCAAATTAACGACAGTAGCAGCTGATTTAAGTTATGTCTTAGGTGATGAAGTTGATGATGGCTTCATTAGTTATTTAACTTTTGAAAATGGCGTTAGAGCTGTCATTGAAGTAGGGACGACTAATTTTATTAAATTACCAAGATGGTATGTCAGAGGTTTTGAAGGAGCAGCAGTTATCAATGATTGGGATTTATCGGGAAAAATAGTTAAACAAACAGGAACGATTGATCACCACAATCTTGTACCAATCCAAGCAGGACAAGGGTTAACTAAAACAATGGCTCCACCATCAGAGGAAGCAACAACAACTTATGAAATAAATGAAGTAGTAGCTGATTTTGATTCTTTCTATCATAATTTTTATGAAGTCGTTAGAAAAAAAGCAGAACCAATTGTTAAAAATGAAGAAGTCTATCGCGTGCTAAGATTGATTGAAACAATCTTTGAAGCCGCTGAAACAAAACAAGTTCTAACATTTGAATAAACTAAAAAAAGTGAGTCAGAAAAATTAATCCTGACTCACTTCTTTTTATTGTAATATCTAATCTTTTAAAGGTTTTAATAATCTTAAACCATTGAATAAAACGATTAAAGTACTACCCTCATGGGCAATTATACCTAAAGGTAAATTCATCTTACCAATGATATTAAGCACGACAAGAAGTAGAACGATAAACATTGAGAAAACGATGTTTTGCATAACTACTTTGTCTAATCGTTTAGAGATTCGGTGAGCGTAACCAAGTTTAGTTAAATCGTTTTGCATTAAAACGACATCAGCTACATCAATTGCAATATCAGTACCTTCTCCCATTGCTACACCAATATCTGCTTTAACAAGAGCAGGTGCGTCATTTACACCGTCACCAACCATTGCAGTTGAACCATATTGTTTCTCTAAGTCTTCAACAATAGCAGATTTATTTTCTGGAAGGACATTGCCGATTACTTGGTCCATACCTAATTGGTTAGCAACAGCGCGACCAGTTTTTTCAGCATCACCAGTAATCATAGTTGTATGAATACCTTGTTCTTTCAGATAAGAAATAACACTTTTAGCATTTTCATTAGGTAAGTCCATCATAGCAATTAAACCTACAACAGAATCATTTTCAGAGAAGTAAACGACAGTTTTACCTTGTTCAGCATATGCGTGATTCAATTGTTCAACTTGACTTGAGACTTGCTTAAATTGTGAAGGTTTACCAATGCGGTAAGTATTTCCACCGTAGTTAGAAACTAGACCTTTACCAATTTGATTGTCGATATCAAGTTCAATTGTTTCTGTTACATCAATATGAGCTAAAATAGCATCTGCTAATGGGTGATTAGCTTGTTTTTCCATTGCAGCAATAATGTTTAAATAGTTAGCTGAGTTGTTTTTATTTTCTACAGTAAAGAAGACATCTGTTACTTTTGGTTTACCTTCAGTTAAAGTACCTGTTTTATCAAATGCAATTGCGCGAATACCAGCCAAGTTTGAAAGGAAAGAACCACCTTTGAATAAAACGCCACGTTTAGCTAAGTTTGAAATACCTGATAAAGTAGCAGGTACATCACTAGCAGCTAAGGCACAAGGTGAAGCAACAGTAAGGAAAACCATTCCTTTATAGAAACTTTCATACCAAGTGTGACCAAAAATAAGGGGCATTGCAACAATATATAGAGTAACAATAACCATTACAGCAGTTACATATTTAGGTTCTAATTTTTTAATTTTTGTTGCTTTTTTAGAAAGATTTGATTGAGATTGATTAACTAACTGTAAAATTTTAGCAAAAACTGTATCTGAACTTTCTTTTGTTACTTCAATTGTGATACTGCCATTTCCGTTAATTGTACTACCAAAAACATCATCACCAACTGTTTTTTCAGCAGGCATACTTTCACCATTAATAGAAGATTCGTCAATAGAAGTATAACCTGCAATGATGCGACCATCTGTTGGAATTTGATCTCCATTCAACACTTTTAATTGATCGCCAATTTTTAAAGTAGCAACATCAACAATTTCAGTAGATCCATCAGCTTTGATTAGTCTAGCTTCAGTTGGGTTCATTTTCATTAAATTAGTGATTTCACGTTTACTTTTACCTTCAGCGTAATCTTCTAAAAAGTGAGCCCCAGCAAAGATAACAATGAGTAGTGCCCCTTCTTTGAAATCACCTATAATTGCAGCACCAAAGGCAGCTAATGTCATTAAAATATGAACGTTAGGGGTAAACTTACGATTTTGTTTTGTTTGAGAAATAGTATCCTCAACACCTTCAATAATAATGTGGTAACCTGACATAAAAATAGTTGCAGTAGCTAAAATATTTTGGAAAATACCATCAGCTACAAAAAGACTAGCAATATAAGTAACTAAACCAATAAAAAATAAAACGACAGGTAATTTTCCGTGATCATGATCGTGGTTGTGACCGCTATGATCGTGGTCATGTCCATGGTCGTGATCGTGTGAATGATTGTGATTTTTGTGGTCATGCTCCATAGAATGTTCCATAATAAACTCCTCCTCAAATATATGTAAAAATTATCATATGAATATTTCTTCATGTGTCCAGTATAGTGGATGATCTCCAAAAAATCAAGAGAAAACATAAAAAACACCAAAGAATTTTGACATTCTTTGGTGTTTTATAGTAAAAAGATTATCCAACTTGTTTTTGTAAGTGATCATAATCATGGTTAGCAATATCTATTTGTCCGACTTTTTCAAAACCGTTGTTCAAATAAATTCTACGGGCATTGTCATTAATTTTATCAACATTTAAACCTAATTTGGTTCTATTATGTTGTTTAGCTAAATTAGGCAGAGCATCTAATAATTCTCTAGCAACACCTTTTCCTCTAAAGTTGGGAGAAGTAACTAAAGTATCAAGATACCATTCATCCTTAAATGTTTCTTCATCATCGAAAAGTTTATATTCTTCAGATAAATCGTGAGCAAGTAAAAGGTTGATAAAAGCATCATCAATCGTTTCTTCTAAATGATCTGGATAACCAAAAGCAATTCCTGCGACTTGACCTTCGATTTCTTTAACAATCGCATTATTAAAACCATAGCGATAATCAGGCTCTTCAATATAAGCCTTAACTAATAACTCTTTTACTTTTGATTCGGGTAATTTACTAAATATATCTAGTTCCATGTCTTTTAGGACAATCATGACTAAATCCATTGCTTCGTTAGCATCTTTAGGTTCTGCTAAACGTATCATAGGTAACAGTCCTCCTTAATAATCTTAATCATACTCTATCACGGTCTATTTTTAGATTCAAGTAACATGCAAGAAAAGGATAACCAGATATAAACAATTATATAGTAGGAAGATGGGAAATAAGAATAATTTGTTAAGTAGTGATTGACAGTTCTTAGAATATTTTATATAATATTCGAGTATGCGTAGTGAAATACGTTTATTTTTTTAACGTGGGAGGAGAAATTTACATCTCCATTAAACCACATCACGGACTTAAGGAGGTATGTCTCGTGGCAAAGAAGGTAGAAAAATTAGTTAAATTACAAATCCCAGCAGGGAAAGCAACTCCAGCACCACCAGTTGGACCAGCATTAGGTCAAGCGGGAATTAACATTATGGGATTCACAAAAGAATTCAACGCTCGTACAGCAGACCAAGCTGGATTAATTATTCCAGTTGTAATTTCTGTATATGAAGATCGTTCATTTACATTTATTACAAAAACACCACCAGCTGCAGTATTACTTAAAAAAGCTGCAAAAATCGATAAAGGTTCTGGTGAGCCAAATTCTAAAAAAGTTGCAACTGTAACTAAAGATCAAGTAAAAGAAATTGCTGAAACTAAAATGCAAGACCTAAACGCAGCTGACGTTGAAGCAGCTATGCGCATGGTAGAAGGTACTGCACGAAGCATGGGTATCACTGTAGAATAATTTTATTCAAGTGACACTTAGAAGTAGCTTCTCAGTCGGTTTATATTGAAAAGTATAAATTCGTGGGAGGTTCAACCGTTATAACCACAATCAAGGAGGAAACAAAATGGCTAAAAAGAGTAAAAAAATGCAAGAAGCATTAAAAAAAGTAGACGTAGTAAAAGAATATTCTGTAGCAGAAGCTGTTGCTTTAGCTAAAGATACTAACATTGCAAAATTTGACGCAACTGTAGAAGTTGCTTATAACTTAAATGTTGACCCTAAAAAAGCGGATCAACAAATTCGTGGTGCTGTTGTATTACCAAACGGTACTGGTAAAACTCAAACAGTTTTAGTTTTTGCTAAAGGCGAAAAAGCTAAAGAAGCTGAAGCTGCTGGAGCAGACTTTGTCGGCGATGCTGACATGGTTGATAAAATCAAAGGTGGCTGGTTTGGATTTGACGTAGTTGTTGCTACACCAGACATGATGGCACAAGTTGGTCAATTAGGACGTGTCTTAGGACCTAAAGGCTTAATGCCAAACCCTAAAACAGGAACTGTTACTATGGATGTAACTAAAGCTGTTGAAGAAGTTAAAGCTGGTAAAGTAACTTACCGTGTTGACAAACAAGGTAATATCCACGTTCCAATTGGTAAAGTATCATTTGATGATGCTAAATTAATTGAAAACTTCAATACAATTAACGATGTAATCCTTAAAGCAAAACCTGCTGCAACAAAAGGTCAATACATTAAAAAC harbors:
- a CDS encoding sugar phosphate isomerase/epimerase family protein produces the protein MKLGVFTPLFNNLNFDQMIEEVAKRGLQTVEIGTGGSPGSSHCDVDKLLASSDERKEYLSKLQDKGLEISAFSAHHNPISPNPKEAKEADELLRKTIQLASLMNVPVVNGFSGVAGGNETDTSVNWPVLPWPTDYTDIYHYQWEKKLIPYWKDINQVCETAGVKIGIELHGGFLAHTPYTMLKLRDAAGEAIGCNLDPSHLWWQGIDPVGAIKILGKENVIHHFHAKDTYLDQDNINMYGLTDMQPYSDVQTRAWTFRSVGCGHSIQEWSDIISALRLYGYDYVLSIEHEDPLMSIDEGFDRAVTNLKSIMINDQPTDMWWA
- a CDS encoding Gfo/Idh/MocA family protein, translating into MNLINLVVIGYGGMGSYHARELIKETDGVKVVGIHDIDPERLELAKENHFEVYETLESVLTDQSVEAVLIATPNDSHKELAIAAMKAGKHVVCEKPVMMNTKELEEVMTISKQEEKIFMVHQNRRWDNDFLIIRDLYQQPKIGELFQIESRVQGANGIPGDWRHLKQHGGGMVLDWGVHLLDQLLFMVDSKLTTVAADLSYVLGDEVDDGFISYLTFENGVRAVIEVGTTNFIKLPRWYVRGFEGAAVINDWDLSGKIVKQTGTIDHHNLVPIQAGQGLTKTMAPPSEEATTTYEINEVVADFDSFYHNFYEVVRKKAEPIVKNEEVYRVLRLIETIFEAAETKQVLTFE
- a CDS encoding heavy metal translocating P-type ATPase; the protein is MEHSMEHDHKNHNHSHDHDHGHDHDHSGHNHDHDHGKLPVVLFFIGLVTYIASLFVADGIFQNILATATIFMSGYHIIIEGVEDTISQTKQNRKFTPNVHILMTLAAFGAAIIGDFKEGALLIVIFAGAHFLEDYAEGKSKREITNLMKMNPTEARLIKADGSTEIVDVATLKIGDQLKVLNGDQIPTDGRIIAGYTSIDESSINGESMPAEKTVGDDVFGSTINGNGSITIEVTKESSDTVFAKILQLVNQSQSNLSKKATKIKKLEPKYVTAVMVIVTLYIVAMPLIFGHTWYESFYKGMVFLTVASPCALAASDVPATLSGISNLAKRGVLFKGGSFLSNLAGIRAIAFDKTGTLTEGKPKVTDVFFTVENKNNSANYLNIIAAMEKQANHPLADAILAHIDVTETIELDIDNQIGKGLVSNYGGNTYRIGKPSQFKQVSSQVEQLNHAYAEQGKTVVYFSENDSVVGLIAMMDLPNENAKSVISYLKEQGIHTTMITGDAEKTGRAVANQLGMDQVIGNVLPENKSAIVEDLEKQYGSTAMVGDGVNDAPALVKADIGVAMGEGTDIAIDVADVVLMQNDLTKLGYAHRISKRLDKVVMQNIVFSMFIVLLLVVLNIIGKMNLPLGIIAHEGSTLIVLFNGLRLLKPLKD
- a CDS encoding GNAT family N-acetyltransferase codes for the protein MIRLAEPKDANEAMDLVMIVLKDMELDIFSKLPESKVKELLVKAYIEEPDYRYGFNNAIVKEIEGQVAGIAFGYPDHLEETIDDAFINLLLAHDLSEEYKLFDDEETFKDEWYLDTLVTSPNFRGKGVARELLDALPNLAKQHNRTKLGLNVDKINDNARRIYLNNGFEKVGQIDIANHDYDHLQKQVG
- the rplK gene encoding 50S ribosomal protein L11, with product MAKKVEKLVKLQIPAGKATPAPPVGPALGQAGINIMGFTKEFNARTADQAGLIIPVVISVYEDRSFTFITKTPPAAVLLKKAAKIDKGSGEPNSKKVATVTKDQVKEIAETKMQDLNAADVEAAMRMVEGTARSMGITVE
- the rplA gene encoding 50S ribosomal protein L1: MAKKSKKMQEALKKVDVVKEYSVAEAVALAKDTNIAKFDATVEVAYNLNVDPKKADQQIRGAVVLPNGTGKTQTVLVFAKGEKAKEAEAAGADFVGDADMVDKIKGGWFGFDVVVATPDMMAQVGQLGRVLGPKGLMPNPKTGTVTMDVTKAVEEVKAGKVTYRVDKQGNIHVPIGKVSFDDAKLIENFNTINDVILKAKPAATKGQYIKNLTVTTTFGPGVKVDKFSF